The following coding sequences lie in one Pseudarthrobacter phenanthrenivorans Sphe3 genomic window:
- the carA gene encoding glutamine-hydrolyzing carbamoyl-phosphate synthase small subunit: MPIVESKTVTTNTAVSAPVSAPAALVLEDGRIFRGSSYGATGTALGEAVFATGMTGYQETITDPSYARQLVVQTAPHIGNTGVNNDDAESRRIWVAGYIVRDAARRPSNWRSERSLDEELVAQGIVGIQGVDTRAITRHLREHKTMRAGIFSGEAAQATDKELLDAVLASAPMEGARLAEEVSVDEAYVVEPKDHGWDGEPRFSIAAVDLGIKAMTPVRFAERGVRVHVLPATATLADVKAVNPDGFFMSNGPGDPATADAQVKLLRSVLDEKLPYFGICFGNQILGRALGFGTYKLRYGHRGINQPVMDRRTGKVEITSQNHGFAVDAPLDGATQAPEARYGRVEVSHVSLNDDVVEGLACLDIPAFSVQYHPEAAAGPHDAAYLFDRFIDLMEGTRDGRTANLSKDPVDSAHPAGAEHKNDNKTEDKK; the protein is encoded by the coding sequence ATGCCAATAGTGGAAAGTAAGACAGTGACAACAAACACAGCAGTATCCGCTCCAGTTTCCGCGCCCGCTGCGCTGGTCCTCGAAGACGGCCGCATCTTCCGCGGAAGCAGCTACGGCGCCACCGGAACCGCCTTGGGCGAGGCCGTCTTCGCCACCGGGATGACCGGTTACCAGGAGACCATCACGGACCCCTCCTACGCCCGCCAGCTCGTGGTCCAGACGGCCCCGCACATCGGCAACACCGGCGTGAACAATGACGACGCCGAGTCCCGCCGCATCTGGGTGGCCGGCTACATCGTCCGCGACGCCGCCCGCCGTCCGTCCAACTGGCGCTCCGAGCGTTCACTGGACGAGGAGCTGGTGGCCCAGGGGATCGTGGGCATCCAGGGCGTGGACACCCGGGCGATCACCCGCCACCTGCGCGAGCACAAAACCATGCGCGCCGGCATCTTCTCAGGGGAAGCCGCCCAGGCCACGGACAAGGAGCTGCTCGACGCCGTGCTGGCCAGCGCCCCGATGGAAGGCGCGCGCCTGGCAGAGGAAGTCAGCGTCGACGAGGCATATGTGGTGGAACCCAAGGACCACGGCTGGGACGGCGAACCCCGCTTCAGCATCGCCGCCGTCGACCTCGGCATCAAAGCCATGACCCCCGTCCGGTTCGCCGAGCGCGGCGTCCGCGTCCACGTGCTGCCCGCCACCGCCACCCTGGCGGACGTCAAGGCCGTCAACCCGGACGGCTTCTTTATGTCCAACGGCCCCGGCGACCCCGCAACCGCCGATGCCCAGGTCAAGCTGCTCCGCTCCGTCCTGGATGAAAAGCTGCCCTACTTCGGCATCTGCTTCGGCAACCAGATCCTGGGCCGCGCCTTGGGCTTCGGCACCTACAAGCTCCGCTACGGCCACCGCGGCATCAACCAGCCCGTGATGGACCGCCGCACCGGCAAGGTGGAAATCACCTCCCAGAACCACGGCTTTGCCGTGGATGCACCGCTCGACGGCGCCACCCAGGCCCCTGAGGCGCGGTACGGCCGGGTGGAGGTCAGCCACGTCAGCCTCAACGACGACGTCGTGGAAGGCCTCGCCTGCCTCGACATCCCCGCCTTCTCCGTGCAGTACCACCCGGAAGCAGCGGCCGGACCGCACGACGCCGCCTACCTCTTCGACCGCTTCATCGACCTGATGGAAGGCACCCGGGACGGCCGCACCGCCAACCTGTCCAAGGACCCGGTGGACTCCGCACACCCCGCCGGCGCTGAACACAAAAACGACAACAAGACTGAGGACAAGAAGTAA
- a CDS encoding PH-like domain-containing protein, with protein sequence MDKILPGLAMLAIIAVVFVLLAIGWRNRLRRQSDVGQLPAVPTEPGQPLAAAEGQYVATTTAGDWLDRIAVHSLGIRTNAGLAVYPHGVLFDRSGAPALYIPAATLTGVRQDSGMAGKFVEKDGLLVLAWTHGSHALDTGFRTRRAADKDVLFEALQELISSAPAADANSGK encoded by the coding sequence ATGGACAAGATCCTTCCCGGACTTGCGATGCTGGCGATCATCGCCGTCGTCTTTGTCCTCCTCGCCATCGGCTGGCGCAACAGGCTCCGCCGCCAGTCCGACGTCGGCCAGTTGCCTGCGGTGCCCACCGAACCCGGGCAGCCGCTCGCCGCCGCAGAAGGGCAGTACGTCGCCACCACCACAGCCGGCGACTGGCTGGACCGGATCGCCGTGCACAGCCTCGGAATCCGCACCAACGCCGGCCTCGCGGTCTATCCGCACGGCGTCCTCTTTGACCGTTCAGGAGCGCCGGCCCTCTACATCCCGGCGGCGACGCTGACCGGGGTCCGGCAGGACAGCGGCATGGCCGGCAAGTTCGTGGAAAAGGACGGCCTGCTGGTCCTCGCCTGGACCCACGGCAGCCACGCGCTGGACACCGGGTTCCGCACCCGCCGCGCGGCGGACAAGGACGTTCTGTTCGAAGCACTTCAGGAATTGATTTCTTCGGCCCCCGCGGCTGATGCCAATAGTGGAAAGTAA
- a CDS encoding dihydroorotase, whose translation MAANTGTYLIRSASILGGEPADLLIRDGVIADTGTGLSAEGATVIDAAGLVALPGMVDVHTHLREPGREDAETVETGTRAAALGGYTAVHAMANSTPVADTAGVVEQVYTLGQAAGWVDVRPVGAVTVGLAGEQLAELGAMADSRARVRMFSDDGICVHDPVLMRRALEYVKAFDGVVAQHAQEPRLTAGAQMNEGDVSAVLGLAGWPAVAEESIIARDVLLAQHVGSRLHVCHVSTAGSVEIIRWAKERGINVTAEVTPHHLLLTDDLVRSYDPVFKVNPPLRTDADVQALRAGLADGTIDVVGTDHAPHPSEHKECEWAQAAMGMTGLETALSVVQHSMIETGLMTWADFARVTSTAAAKIGRLEDQGRPLEAGEPANVILVDPAARWTVDPYRMATMGRNSPFKGRELPGKVVATFFKGHPTVLNGELNTPYPHAAATAAGVA comes from the coding sequence ATGGCCGCCAACACCGGTACCTACCTGATCCGCAGCGCCTCGATCCTGGGCGGCGAACCGGCCGACCTGCTGATCCGCGACGGCGTCATCGCCGACACCGGAACCGGCCTTTCAGCCGAAGGCGCCACCGTCATTGACGCTGCAGGCCTCGTGGCCCTGCCCGGCATGGTGGACGTCCACACCCACCTCCGTGAACCGGGCCGCGAGGACGCCGAAACCGTCGAGACCGGGACACGGGCCGCGGCGCTGGGTGGCTACACTGCCGTCCATGCCATGGCCAACAGCACTCCCGTGGCGGACACGGCAGGCGTGGTGGAACAGGTCTACACCCTCGGCCAGGCGGCCGGCTGGGTGGACGTGCGTCCGGTGGGAGCCGTCACCGTGGGCCTCGCCGGCGAGCAGTTGGCCGAGCTGGGTGCCATGGCTGATTCCCGCGCCCGCGTGCGGATGTTCTCCGACGACGGCATCTGCGTCCACGATCCGGTCCTGATGCGCCGCGCCCTTGAGTACGTCAAAGCGTTCGACGGCGTGGTAGCCCAGCACGCGCAGGAACCTCGGCTCACCGCCGGGGCCCAGATGAACGAAGGGGACGTATCCGCCGTCCTGGGACTGGCCGGCTGGCCCGCAGTGGCCGAGGAAAGCATCATCGCCCGCGATGTCCTGCTGGCCCAGCACGTGGGTTCACGCCTCCATGTCTGCCACGTCTCCACCGCCGGCTCTGTGGAAATCATCCGCTGGGCCAAGGAACGCGGCATCAACGTCACCGCGGAGGTCACCCCGCACCACTTGCTGCTCACCGATGACCTCGTCCGCAGCTACGATCCCGTGTTCAAGGTCAACCCGCCGCTGCGCACCGATGCCGACGTCCAGGCCCTCCGGGCCGGACTGGCGGACGGCACCATCGACGTCGTGGGCACGGACCACGCGCCGCACCCCAGCGAGCACAAGGAATGTGAGTGGGCGCAGGCAGCGATGGGCATGACCGGACTGGAAACCGCATTGTCCGTGGTCCAGCACAGCATGATCGAAACAGGCCTGATGACCTGGGCGGATTTTGCCAGGGTCACCTCTACCGCAGCTGCGAAAATCGGCCGCCTTGAAGACCAGGGCAGGCCCCTGGAAGCAGGGGAACCGGCAAACGTCATTCTGGTGGACCCGGCCGCGCGGTGGACGGTTGATCCGTACCGGATGGCAACCATGGGCCGGAACTCACCGTTCAAGGGAAGGGAACTGCCGGGCAAGGTGGTGGCCACCTTCTTCAAGGGCCATCCCACGGTCCTCAACGGCGAACTCAACACCCCGTACCCGCACGCTGCCGCCACCGCCGCAGGCGTCGCCTGA
- a CDS encoding aspartate carbamoyltransferase catalytic subunit translates to MKHLLSTEDLSLANAIRILDTAEEMSAVGDREVKKLPALRGRTVVNLFFEDSTRTRISFEAAAKRLSADVINFAAKGSSVSKGESLKDTAQTLSAMGADAVVIRHWASGAPHRLAATDWIDAAVINAGDGTHEHPTQALLDAFTMRRHWTRLAGTESQGADLKGMRVAIAGDVLHSRVARSNVWLLRTLGADVTLVAPPTLLPIGVEKWPCKVSYNMDETLGQGVDAVMMLRVQGERMNASFFPSTREYSRRWGFDDNRLRALDNLGMKDTIIMHPGPMNRGLEISAAAADSPRSTVLAQVRNGVSVRMAALYLLLSGDTREPAATPALAYAGTHSTKESN, encoded by the coding sequence ATGAAGCACCTGCTGTCCACCGAAGACCTCAGCCTCGCCAACGCCATCCGCATCCTGGACACCGCCGAGGAAATGTCCGCCGTGGGCGACCGCGAGGTCAAGAAGCTCCCGGCCCTGCGCGGCCGGACCGTGGTCAACCTCTTCTTCGAGGATTCCACCCGCACCCGGATCTCCTTCGAGGCCGCCGCAAAGCGCCTCTCCGCGGACGTCATCAACTTCGCCGCCAAAGGTTCCTCCGTCTCAAAGGGGGAGTCCCTGAAGGACACCGCCCAGACACTGTCCGCCATGGGCGCTGACGCGGTCGTGATCCGGCACTGGGCCTCCGGCGCACCCCACCGGCTCGCCGCCACCGACTGGATCGACGCCGCCGTCATCAACGCCGGGGACGGCACCCACGAACACCCCACCCAGGCGCTGCTGGACGCCTTCACCATGCGCCGGCACTGGACGCGCCTGGCTGGCACCGAATCCCAGGGCGCCGATTTGAAGGGCATGCGGGTGGCCATCGCGGGCGACGTCCTGCACTCCCGGGTGGCCCGCTCCAACGTCTGGCTGCTGCGTACCCTCGGCGCTGACGTGACCCTGGTGGCGCCGCCCACCCTGCTGCCCATCGGCGTCGAAAAGTGGCCCTGCAAGGTCAGCTACAACATGGACGAAACCCTGGGGCAGGGCGTGGATGCCGTCATGATGCTCCGTGTCCAGGGCGAACGCATGAACGCCTCCTTCTTCCCCAGCACCCGTGAATACTCACGGCGGTGGGGTTTTGATGACAACCGCCTGCGGGCGCTGGACAACCTGGGCATGAAAGACACCATCATCATGCATCCCGGCCCCATGAACCGCGGCCTGGAAATCTCCGCAGCTGCTGCCGATTCCCCCCGTTCCACCGTGCTGGCCCAGGTCCGCAACGGGGTCTCGGTGCGGATGGCCGCGCTGTACCTGCTGCTCTCCGGGGACACCCGCGAACCAGCCGCCACCCCCGCCCTGGCCTACGCCGGCACCCATTCCACCAAGGAGAGCAACTGA
- the pyrR gene encoding bifunctional pyr operon transcriptional regulator/uracil phosphoribosyltransferase PyrR has protein sequence MTTVTSAPVPARVVLSQADIDRALTRIAHEILEANKGSQDLVLLGIPRRGYPLAVRLAGKIAAADSTVDAAAIVGQLDVTMFRDDLSHQGTRPPYPTKLPRTGIDNKVVVLIDDVLYSGRTIRAALDALVDLGRPRIVRLAVLIDRGHRELPIRADHVGKNLPTSSSEKVRVRLEETDTAPGGAPVNEVVIEGGS, from the coding sequence TTGACTACTGTCACCAGCGCACCGGTTCCAGCCAGGGTTGTCCTCAGCCAGGCGGATATTGACCGGGCCCTCACTCGTATCGCCCATGAGATCCTTGAGGCCAACAAGGGTTCCCAGGACCTCGTCCTGCTGGGCATCCCGCGCCGCGGCTACCCGCTGGCAGTCCGGCTCGCCGGCAAGATCGCCGCGGCGGACAGCACGGTCGATGCTGCCGCAATAGTCGGCCAGCTGGATGTCACCATGTTCCGTGATGACCTCTCACACCAGGGCACGCGCCCGCCGTACCCCACCAAACTTCCACGCACTGGCATCGACAACAAAGTCGTGGTCCTGATCGACGACGTCCTGTACTCCGGCCGCACCATCCGTGCCGCCCTGGACGCACTCGTGGACCTGGGCCGCCCGCGCATCGTACGCCTGGCCGTGCTGATCGACCGGGGCCACCGCGAACTTCCCATCCGCGCGGACCACGTGGGCAAGAACCTGCCCACGTCGTCGTCGGAAAAGGTCCGCGTCCGGCTCGAGGAAACTGACACTGCCCCCGGCGGCGCACCCGTGAATGAAGTAGTCATCGAGGGCGGCTCATGA
- a CDS encoding PrsW family intramembrane metalloprotease, giving the protein MSMHPRHPASGPPEDPWGGETAPLPTEANPSWMGHIQPGNYRPAPGHQGRPVDAMVPPQVQGAMVKSGRTRSGLLGLTLGGSILAFLSLFLVVPFLLSNTGPAGFLVGFLASLIPLSVVLLAVYIIDKWEPEPKRLLYFAFTWGAAVSIAVTLLIQPFFVLTFQFSDEPDLQTYMATVQAPSVEEFAKSLGLLILLLMARKHFDGPVDGVVFAFTIAGGFAFTENILYFGRAIAESADPAGDFAQVFFLRGVMSPFAHAIFTGTTGLIMGFAARRWHAGASVAAFFVGLLPAMFLHNRWNSMGQGFLVDYILVQVPIFFLAVGGIILLRVAEKRLTRQRLLEYSAAGWFTPAEVELLATLGGRRTALSWAAGYGKKRQMKEFLKAATRLANTRQRILSGRDVQLHQAEERRELQRILALRAAVAG; this is encoded by the coding sequence ATGTCGATGCATCCTCGCCACCCTGCGTCCGGGCCGCCCGAAGATCCTTGGGGCGGGGAAACTGCGCCGCTCCCAACCGAGGCCAACCCCAGCTGGATGGGACATATCCAGCCTGGCAACTACCGTCCGGCCCCGGGCCACCAGGGCCGGCCCGTGGACGCCATGGTCCCGCCGCAGGTCCAGGGTGCCATGGTGAAATCAGGACGGACGCGCAGCGGCCTCCTGGGATTGACGCTCGGAGGCAGCATCCTTGCCTTCCTCAGCCTGTTCCTGGTGGTGCCGTTCCTGCTGTCCAACACCGGCCCGGCCGGTTTCCTGGTGGGTTTCCTGGCATCGCTGATTCCGCTCTCGGTGGTGCTCCTGGCCGTCTACATCATTGACAAGTGGGAGCCGGAACCCAAGCGGCTCCTCTACTTCGCTTTCACCTGGGGTGCAGCGGTGTCCATTGCGGTGACCCTGCTCATCCAGCCGTTCTTTGTCCTGACGTTCCAGTTCTCCGATGAGCCCGACCTGCAGACCTATATGGCCACAGTCCAGGCTCCCAGCGTGGAGGAGTTCGCCAAATCCCTGGGGCTGTTGATTCTTCTCCTGATGGCGCGGAAACACTTCGACGGACCCGTGGACGGGGTGGTCTTCGCGTTCACCATCGCCGGAGGATTCGCCTTCACGGAGAACATCCTCTACTTCGGCCGGGCCATTGCCGAATCCGCAGACCCTGCGGGCGACTTTGCACAGGTCTTTTTCCTTCGCGGGGTGATGTCCCCGTTCGCCCATGCGATTTTTACCGGCACCACAGGTCTCATCATGGGCTTTGCTGCCCGGCGGTGGCACGCCGGTGCCTCGGTGGCCGCATTTTTCGTGGGGCTGCTGCCGGCCATGTTCCTGCACAACCGGTGGAACAGCATGGGCCAAGGTTTCCTGGTGGACTACATTCTGGTCCAGGTGCCCATCTTCTTCCTTGCCGTGGGCGGCATCATCCTGCTGCGCGTCGCGGAAAAACGGCTGACCCGCCAGCGGCTTCTGGAGTACTCGGCAGCAGGCTGGTTCACCCCCGCCGAGGTGGAACTGCTTGCGACGCTGGGGGGAAGGCGCACCGCCCTGAGCTGGGCAGCCGGGTACGGGAAGAAGCGGCAGATGAAGGAATTCCTGAAGGCTGCAACCCGGCTTGCGAATACCAGGCAACGGATCCTGAGCGGCAGGGACGTCCAGTTGCACCAGGCCGAAGAACGCCGCGAACTGCAGCGGATCCTGGCCCTGCGCGCCGCCGTCGCCGGCTGA
- a CDS encoding triose-phosphate isomerase family protein codes for MPDYTITGQQGGEPVYVGVSTKMYLGYRASLDWLARIRHEVDTRPALAAGRVVPFVIPSFPVLPAAAALLEGAPMLLGAQNCGWADGPWTGEVAPSMLAELGVRLVEIGHAERRRHFHEDNAVVARKVRAADDAGLTPLLCVGEDSVGEGGALDAARVVHGQIQAAVGGDWTLASRLVVAYEPVWAIGAAEPADAWYVSDVVRHLRALLAGDGLPEVPVIYGGSAKPGTLPRLDGVSGLFLGRFAHDAANFGRVLDEALELAAKNTGCRAG; via the coding sequence ACTTGGGATACCGGGCTTCCCTGGATTGGCTTGCCCGCATCAGGCACGAAGTGGACACCCGCCCGGCCCTTGCGGCCGGGCGGGTGGTCCCGTTTGTGATCCCCAGTTTTCCGGTCCTGCCCGCCGCCGCGGCCCTTCTGGAGGGGGCGCCGATGTTGCTGGGTGCGCAAAACTGCGGCTGGGCTGACGGCCCGTGGACCGGGGAGGTGGCGCCATCCATGCTGGCCGAACTGGGCGTGCGCCTGGTGGAGATCGGCCACGCCGAGCGGCGCCGGCATTTCCACGAGGACAACGCCGTCGTTGCCCGCAAGGTGCGTGCAGCGGACGACGCCGGGCTGACGCCGCTGCTCTGCGTGGGAGAAGACTCGGTGGGGGAAGGCGGCGCCCTTGACGCCGCCCGCGTTGTACACGGGCAGATCCAAGCGGCGGTTGGCGGCGACTGGACTCTGGCCTCCCGCCTGGTCGTTGCCTATGAGCCCGTCTGGGCCATCGGCGCTGCCGAGCCCGCGGACGCCTGGTACGTGTCCGACGTCGTCCGTCACCTCCGTGCGCTGCTCGCCGGGGATGGGCTCCCGGAGGTTCCGGTCATCTACGGCGGGTCAGCCAAGCCCGGCACGCTTCCCAGGCTCGACGGCGTTTCCGGGCTGTTCCTGGGACGCTTTGCCCACGATGCAGCGAACTTCGGGAGGGTACTGGACGAGGCGCTGGAACTGGCAGCGAAGAACACCGGCTGCCGGGCCGGCTGA